A genomic region of Catalinimonas niigatensis contains the following coding sequences:
- a CDS encoding SDR family NAD(P)-dependent oxidoreductase: MSKETLAGIKQFDLSGRSAIITGGSKGLGLAMAAGLASAGANVMLVNRNAEEGSAAAQEISSEYDTQAIAFSADITQEAQTEAMAKAAIEAFGQIDILINSAGINIRGAIDTLSSEDFNKVMDVNVNGTWLCCRAVTPHMKQRKRGSIINLASTLGLVGLANRTPYTASKGAVVQMTRALALELAPFNINVNAICPGPFLTEMNIPIADTEEAKKFIVGATALGRWGELREIQGAAIFLASDAATYVVGSMLTVDGGWTAK, encoded by the coding sequence ATGTCAAAAGAAACACTAGCTGGAATCAAACAATTTGACCTAAGCGGAAGATCCGCCATTATCACCGGAGGCTCAAAGGGGCTGGGACTGGCCATGGCTGCCGGTCTGGCCTCAGCAGGTGCCAATGTGATGCTGGTCAACCGCAATGCAGAAGAAGGCTCCGCCGCTGCCCAGGAAATTAGTAGTGAATATGACACGCAAGCCATTGCTTTCAGCGCAGACATCACCCAGGAAGCGCAAACAGAAGCTATGGCCAAAGCAGCGATTGAAGCCTTTGGGCAGATAGACATCCTGATCAATAGTGCTGGAATAAACATAAGAGGAGCCATTGATACATTAAGTTCTGAAGATTTCAACAAAGTGATGGATGTCAACGTCAATGGCACCTGGCTATGCTGTCGTGCCGTGACCCCCCACATGAAACAGAGGAAGCGCGGTAGCATCATCAATCTGGCCAGTACTCTGGGGCTGGTGGGTCTGGCTAACCGTACACCCTACACTGCCAGCAAAGGGGCTGTGGTACAGATGACAAGAGCGCTTGCTCTTGAATTGGCTCCCTTCAACATCAATGTCAATGCCATTTGTCCCGGTCCTTTTTTGACTGAAATGAACATACCGATTGCCGATACGGAAGAAGCCAAAAAGTTTATTGTTGGCGCTACTGCCCTGGGTCGCTGGGGTGAGCTGAGGGAAATACAAGGTGCAGCCATTTTTCTGGCCAGCGATGCTGCCACGTATGTGGTAGGTTCCATGCTCACCGTGGACGGCGGATGGACAGCTAAATAA
- a CDS encoding sugar phosphate isomerase/epimerase family protein, protein MKSITQDPLHHRLDRRSFLQKASLGAMALSLPLLNIPSFLKDVPMGIVVHSYANRWNSKHESQKYPGFYDAIQLLEHCHQLGGGGVQLGVHGWSSDFSKKVRDKREKLGLYLEGSIGLPKNADDVADFEQEVKSAKEAGAQVLRTVCLSGRRYENFNTLEEFQEFRRNAIQSLRLAEPIVSKHKMKLAVENHKDWRADELVSLMKQMDSEWVGVTLDFGNSISLLEDPMEVVQTLVPYIFTTHVKDMGVEEYADGFLLSEVPLGEGILDLPKIVSLCKKHNPQVTFNLEMITRDPLEIPCLQEEYWATFEGVSGSELARTLQMVRQQKYPTELPRVTQLLAEERLTVENDNIVKSLSYSKKHLEQV, encoded by the coding sequence ATGAAATCAATCACACAAGATCCACTACATCATCGGCTGGATAGAAGATCTTTTCTACAGAAGGCTAGCTTAGGAGCGATGGCTCTGAGCTTACCATTATTGAACATCCCCTCGTTTTTGAAAGACGTTCCCATGGGTATTGTGGTACATTCCTATGCAAACCGCTGGAATTCAAAACACGAAAGCCAAAAGTATCCAGGTTTTTACGATGCAATTCAACTTCTGGAGCATTGCCACCAACTCGGAGGTGGAGGTGTGCAACTTGGCGTACATGGATGGTCCAGCGATTTTTCAAAAAAAGTGCGTGACAAACGTGAAAAGCTGGGTCTTTATCTGGAAGGTTCTATCGGATTGCCTAAAAATGCTGATGATGTCGCTGATTTTGAACAGGAAGTCAAAAGTGCTAAAGAAGCCGGAGCACAGGTATTGCGAACGGTTTGCCTGAGCGGACGCCGCTATGAGAATTTCAACACGCTAGAGGAGTTTCAGGAATTCAGAAGAAATGCTATCCAATCTCTAAGGTTAGCTGAGCCTATAGTCAGTAAGCATAAAATGAAGCTGGCAGTAGAAAACCACAAAGACTGGAGGGCTGATGAACTGGTCAGCTTAATGAAGCAGATGGATAGCGAATGGGTAGGTGTAACTCTTGACTTTGGCAATAGCATTTCCCTGCTGGAAGATCCTATGGAAGTTGTTCAAACCCTGGTGCCTTACATCTTTACAACCCATGTAAAAGATATGGGTGTAGAAGAATACGCTGATGGATTTCTGCTCTCGGAGGTTCCTCTGGGCGAAGGAATACTGGATCTGCCCAAGATCGTTTCCCTCTGTAAAAAACACAACCCTCAGGTGACTTTTAACCTGGAAATGATCACCCGTGATCCGCTCGAGATCCCCTGCCTCCAAGAAGAATACTGGGCTACTTTTGAGGGAGTATCAGGGAGTGAACTGGCCCGTACGCTACAGATGGTGAGACAGCAGAAGTATCCTACTGAATTGCCGAGAGTCACCCAGCTACTAGCTGAGGAGCGACTTACGGTGGAAAACGACAACATCGTTAAATCCCTATCCTACAGCAAAAAGCACCTGGAGCAGGTGTAG
- a CDS encoding DUF7133 domain-containing protein: MFKFSFSFCLLSTSLVSFLCCTTEPVSTLDEGPSPAKTPEEELTSFQIEPGLKIQLVAAEPMVQDPVVINFDADGRLWVVEMRGFMTTIDGEDEDEPNGRISVLEDTDGDGQMDKSTIYLDSLIMPRALALLDGGALVAENEALWLTEDLDGDLRAETKTLIDPDYAGSALPEHSGNGLWRGIDNWYYNAKSRFRYRLTDGEWLRDSTEFRGQWGISHDDKGRLYYNYNWSQLHADLVPPDYLSRNKNHIPTTGIDHGLTVDRRIYPIRANPAINRGYIPGTLDEDGRLREFTSACSPFYYRGSALPSAFYGNVFVCEPSGNLVKRNVVEENQLQLNAHDPHPGKEFLASTDERFRPVYITSGPDGALYIADMYRGLVQHGKYITPYLKEQTLERKLVLPVHRGRIWRIVPEEWKPEKPIRLSEASSKKLITYLSYPDGWYRDMAQRLLIERDDPKLQPLLTALAAEGDQPLGRLHALWTLEGMELLDPGLLMDLLTDPDPLISSTALRLLEPLAARDKQLQNRLGEKLLQISEHASVELILQMALSGEVLSASTSHPLLAGIAERYGESPLIRDAVLSSLEDQEFRFLQALWKSPQWKSQEAAKEIFLEMLTTAVIRKREPGELTALLNMLDVDAKSFGWREKALLTSISIQGKQTKMEPVMLTSAPKVLNRINQGDSSNFVILASLFEWPGHVAAIQLMKKKSILNEDEQQQFALGRQHYLTTCAGCHGTDGAGLNRFAPPLAGSEWVLGEEKRLALIVLHGMEGPLEVGGKIYDTPDILPVMPAHSTMDDAAIASIMTYIRNEWGNAAGAVSRSLVGKTRLTSQGRVMPWKVDELNQYVQETEAQTGQ, from the coding sequence ATGTTCAAGTTCTCTTTTTCATTCTGTCTTTTGAGTACTAGCTTAGTAAGCTTTCTTTGCTGTACTACCGAACCAGTAAGCACTCTGGATGAAGGCCCCTCTCCGGCAAAAACGCCTGAAGAAGAACTTACCTCATTTCAAATTGAACCCGGTCTTAAAATTCAACTGGTGGCTGCTGAGCCTATGGTGCAAGACCCGGTAGTCATCAATTTTGATGCAGACGGCAGGCTATGGGTGGTAGAAATGCGTGGATTCATGACCACCATTGATGGAGAGGATGAAGATGAACCTAACGGACGCATCTCAGTGCTGGAAGATACGGATGGTGATGGACAGATGGACAAAAGCACCATTTACCTGGATAGCCTGATCATGCCCCGGGCCCTTGCTCTGCTTGATGGAGGGGCACTCGTGGCAGAAAATGAAGCATTGTGGCTGACAGAAGACCTGGATGGCGACCTCAGAGCAGAAACCAAAACCCTCATTGACCCGGATTATGCCGGTAGTGCGCTACCCGAACATTCCGGCAACGGGCTGTGGCGTGGTATTGACAATTGGTACTACAACGCCAAATCCCGCTTCCGCTATCGCCTAACCGACGGTGAATGGCTTAGAGACAGTACAGAATTCAGAGGGCAGTGGGGCATCAGCCATGATGATAAGGGCAGGTTGTACTATAACTACAACTGGTCACAACTACACGCTGATCTGGTACCTCCTGATTATCTGTCCAGAAATAAAAACCACATCCCCACTACCGGCATTGATCACGGCCTCACTGTTGACAGAAGAATTTATCCCATTCGTGCTAATCCAGCCATCAACAGAGGCTATATACCTGGTACGCTGGACGAAGATGGACGTCTGCGGGAGTTTACTTCCGCCTGTTCTCCTTTTTACTACCGCGGCTCGGCACTTCCTTCAGCTTTTTACGGTAACGTTTTCGTCTGCGAGCCTTCCGGCAATCTGGTCAAACGGAATGTAGTAGAAGAAAATCAGCTGCAACTTAACGCCCATGATCCACATCCAGGTAAGGAGTTTCTGGCTTCTACTGATGAACGCTTCCGTCCGGTATACATCACTTCAGGTCCGGACGGTGCATTGTATATAGCTGATATGTATCGAGGGTTGGTACAGCACGGCAAATACATAACGCCTTACCTGAAGGAGCAGACACTTGAACGTAAGCTGGTACTTCCTGTCCACCGGGGTCGGATCTGGCGCATCGTACCGGAAGAATGGAAGCCAGAAAAACCCATACGTCTTTCTGAAGCTTCATCAAAAAAGCTAATTACCTACTTATCCTATCCTGACGGCTGGTACAGAGACATGGCCCAACGCCTGCTTATAGAGCGCGATGATCCAAAACTCCAGCCTTTGCTTACTGCTTTGGCGGCGGAGGGTGATCAGCCCCTGGGCCGTCTTCATGCTTTATGGACCTTGGAAGGGATGGAACTGCTTGATCCTGGTCTGCTCATGGATCTGCTTACCGATCCCGATCCCTTGATCAGTTCTACCGCCCTAAGACTTTTAGAACCTCTGGCTGCCAGGGATAAGCAACTTCAAAACAGGCTGGGTGAAAAACTGCTTCAAATATCTGAACATGCATCGGTAGAGCTTATCCTCCAAATGGCTTTGTCAGGTGAAGTGCTCAGCGCAAGCACCTCACATCCGCTGCTGGCTGGCATTGCAGAACGCTATGGTGAATCTCCTTTGATCCGGGATGCTGTACTAAGTAGCCTGGAAGATCAGGAATTCAGGTTTCTGCAAGCTTTATGGAAATCTCCCCAGTGGAAAAGTCAGGAAGCTGCCAAAGAAATTTTTCTGGAAATGCTGACTACCGCTGTCATCCGCAAAAGAGAGCCTGGCGAATTGACAGCACTACTAAATATGCTGGATGTGGATGCAAAGTCCTTTGGCTGGAGAGAAAAAGCGCTACTGACCAGCATCTCCATACAGGGTAAGCAGACAAAAATGGAACCTGTCATGCTGACCTCAGCACCGAAAGTCCTGAACAGGATAAACCAGGGTGACTCCTCCAACTTTGTAATACTAGCTTCTCTTTTTGAGTGGCCAGGCCATGTGGCTGCTATCCAACTAATGAAGAAAAAAAGTATACTGAACGAAGATGAGCAGCAGCAGTTTGCGCTGGGAAGACAGCATTACCTTACTACTTGTGCCGGCTGCCATGGTACAGATGGAGCAGGCCTGAACAGATTTGCACCACCTCTTGCTGGGTCTGAGTGGGTATTGGGAGAAGAAAAGCGTTTGGCCTTGATTGTCTTACATGGTATGGAAGGACCACTTGAGGTAGGAGGGAAAATCTATGATACTCCTGACATTCTTCCGGTAATGCCCGCCCATTCTACCATGGACGATGCTGCTATCGCTTCCATTATGACTTACATCCGTAACGAATGGGGTAATGCTGCCGGAGCGGTTAGCCGAAGCCTGGTGGGCAAAACCAGACTTACCTCTCAGGGCAGAGTCATGCCCTGGAAAGTAGATGAGCTAAACCAATATGTGCAGGAGACAGAAGCTCAAACTGGGCAATAA
- a CDS encoding glycosyltransferase family 2 protein, with translation MSKITLLIPFFNEGERILRVLEQMVKISEIDQIICVDDGSTDNMYEKILSNYDVEVIRSTQNQGKSAAIKMGMSRVENELVFLCDADLCQINVEEFRVACHFIKQDMLDRFDMIILRRTKAPWFVKFDRGDILFSGERILKSNDLREVLKREVENYQLEMAINQWMLLHQKNVYWLPSAVTNTYKFQKLGLVKGLMKEFKMWYNLVTYIGVKNYVNHIRKFARRRIESPVNRKNMA, from the coding sequence ATGTCAAAAATAACTTTACTGATTCCTTTCTTCAATGAAGGGGAAAGAATCCTCAGGGTTTTGGAGCAAATGGTCAAAATTTCAGAGATTGATCAAATCATTTGTGTTGACGATGGCTCAACAGATAATATGTACGAGAAGATTCTGAGCAATTATGATGTGGAAGTCATAAGATCCACTCAAAACCAGGGAAAATCCGCAGCAATAAAAATGGGTATGAGCCGGGTAGAAAACGAACTGGTTTTTTTGTGTGATGCTGATCTTTGCCAGATCAATGTAGAAGAATTTAGGGTGGCATGTCACTTCATCAAACAGGATATGCTTGATAGATTTGATATGATTATTCTGAGAAGGACAAAAGCTCCCTGGTTTGTAAAATTTGACCGAGGAGACATCCTTTTCTCGGGGGAAAGAATTCTAAAATCAAATGACCTTAGAGAAGTTCTAAAAAGGGAAGTAGAAAACTATCAACTGGAAATGGCAATTAATCAATGGATGCTACTTCATCAAAAGAATGTCTATTGGTTACCTAGTGCGGTGACTAATACCTATAAATTCCAAAAATTAGGTTTAGTTAAAGGATTGATGAAAGAATTTAAAATGTGGTATAATTTGGTCACTTACATTGGTGTAAAAAATTATGTGAATCATATTAGAAAATTTGCCAGAAGAAGGATAGAATCTCCTGTTAATAGAAAAAATATGGCTTGA
- a CDS encoding M14 family zinc carboxypeptidase: MMTTRILLLLCLSLFTPLLLFAQQIDLGYYLPENTSYDSNIPTPESILGFQIGEMHAEHTQLMNFYQALAEASPRVTLVEYAKSYEKRPLYLLTITSEENQNNIEQLKAAHVQLSNPQQSSNLSIDNQPVVVWMGYSVHGNEPSGTNAAALVAYYLAAAQGEEVDSILDNTIVLIDPFINPDGMNRFATWVNTHKAEYLSTDPNNIEQNEHWPRGRTNHYWFDLNRDWLLQQHPESRGRLEKFHEWKPNVVTDHHEMGSNATFFFQPGIPSRNHPMSPENTFRLTEALGKYHAKGLDEIGSFYYTKESYDDFYYGKGSTYPDVNGSVGILFEQASSRSHAQDTENGLLTFPFTIRNQVSASFSTLKGARELKNELLQHQKNFYPEALKLAAADPIKAYVFGSEADAATTYHMAEVLKRHQIDLYRPAQNINANEHPFGTESSYLVPTNQPQYRLIKALFERRTTFDDSLFYDISAWTFPLAYNLPFAELNTRQLSQGEEVDDPEFPEGELIGGKSEYAYLFEMDGYYAHRALYRLQDAGLNLKISTEQFSSQNGKQFDYGTILIPISIQEDMDADAIYELVQTVVKEDGINVYAANTGMTSTGVSLGSRSYVTLEKPEVVMLIEGGVDSYEAGEAWHLLDQRMHMPITLMSTDIFNRANLKDYNTLLMVDGRYNDINEDAKSKLKSWIQEGNTVVATKSAGKWLSDNGIGGFKYKSSSNDSLPQRAFADKEEFQGAQVIGGAIFDARIDLSHPIAYGMNKEDISLFRDHSLFMEKASNPYANPIMYTATPLKAGYISEEKEEMLRNTAGVGIAPYGEGVVIALTDNPNLRAFWYGTNKLFMNSIFFGKVMR, encoded by the coding sequence ATGATGACAACACGTATACTCTTACTCCTGTGCTTAAGCCTATTTACACCACTGCTGCTTTTCGCACAGCAAATAGATTTGGGTTACTACCTCCCGGAAAATACTTCTTATGATTCCAACATCCCTACACCGGAATCCATTCTCGGCTTTCAGATCGGCGAGATGCACGCGGAACATACCCAGCTGATGAACTTCTATCAGGCTCTGGCAGAAGCTTCACCCCGCGTGACACTGGTGGAATATGCCAAGAGCTATGAAAAACGTCCGCTCTATCTGCTGACCATTACTTCCGAAGAAAACCAAAACAATATAGAACAGCTGAAAGCAGCACATGTGCAGTTGAGTAATCCGCAGCAGAGTTCCAACTTAAGCATAGACAACCAGCCAGTCGTGGTATGGATGGGCTACAGTGTGCATGGCAATGAACCCAGCGGTACCAATGCCGCAGCGCTGGTCGCTTACTATCTGGCGGCAGCACAGGGAGAAGAAGTAGATTCCATCCTGGACAATACCATTGTACTGATAGACCCATTTATCAATCCTGATGGTATGAACCGCTTCGCCACCTGGGTCAACACGCACAAGGCGGAGTATCTGAGTACCGATCCTAATAATATTGAGCAGAACGAACACTGGCCCCGGGGGCGTACCAATCATTACTGGTTTGACCTGAACCGAGACTGGCTCCTGCAGCAGCATCCGGAATCCAGAGGGCGCCTGGAGAAATTCCATGAGTGGAAGCCCAATGTGGTAACTGACCACCATGAGATGGGCAGCAATGCTACTTTCTTCTTTCAGCCCGGTATCCCTTCCCGTAACCACCCCATGAGTCCGGAAAACACCTTCAGGCTTACGGAAGCATTGGGAAAATACCATGCAAAGGGGCTGGATGAAATCGGTTCTTTCTACTATACCAAAGAGAGTTATGATGATTTCTATTACGGCAAAGGGTCTACTTATCCCGATGTGAACGGTTCTGTGGGTATTCTTTTTGAGCAGGCCAGTTCCCGCAGCCATGCGCAGGACACAGAAAACGGATTGCTGACTTTTCCTTTCACCATACGCAACCAGGTGAGCGCCAGCTTTTCTACCTTGAAAGGAGCGCGGGAATTGAAAAACGAGTTGTTACAGCATCAGAAAAACTTTTATCCCGAAGCACTGAAACTGGCGGCTGCCGATCCCATCAAAGCCTATGTTTTTGGCAGCGAAGCTGATGCCGCTACTACCTACCATATGGCGGAAGTGCTGAAAAGACATCAGATTGATCTATATCGTCCGGCGCAAAATATCAATGCGAATGAACATCCTTTTGGTACGGAAAGCAGCTATCTTGTACCAACCAATCAGCCGCAGTACCGGCTGATCAAAGCGCTTTTTGAAAGACGGACTACCTTTGATGACAGCCTTTTTTACGACATCTCTGCCTGGACATTTCCTTTGGCGTATAACTTACCCTTTGCTGAACTGAATACACGTCAGCTCAGCCAGGGCGAAGAAGTGGATGATCCGGAGTTTCCCGAAGGAGAGCTGATTGGTGGAAAAAGTGAGTACGCTTATCTTTTTGAAATGGATGGTTACTATGCACATCGCGCGCTTTACCGTTTGCAGGATGCCGGACTAAATCTAAAAATCTCCACCGAACAATTTAGCAGCCAAAATGGAAAACAGTTTGACTACGGTACCATCCTGATTCCGATCAGTATACAGGAAGATATGGATGCCGATGCGATTTATGAACTGGTGCAGACGGTCGTCAAAGAAGATGGTATTAATGTGTACGCTGCCAATACCGGAATGACCAGCACGGGTGTCAGCCTGGGAAGCCGCAGCTATGTGACGCTGGAGAAACCTGAAGTTGTGATGCTGATTGAAGGAGGAGTAGACAGCTATGAGGCGGGAGAAGCCTGGCATCTGCTGGACCAGCGTATGCACATGCCCATCACACTGATGTCTACAGATATATTTAATCGAGCTAATCTGAAGGACTATAATACACTGCTTATGGTAGATGGCAGGTATAATGATATTAACGAAGATGCAAAGAGTAAGCTCAAGAGCTGGATACAGGAAGGAAACACGGTAGTGGCAACCAAAAGTGCCGGTAAATGGCTTTCAGACAATGGTATCGGAGGCTTCAAGTACAAATCCTCTTCCAATGATTCACTGCCCCAGCGTGCCTTTGCAGATAAAGAGGAGTTTCAGGGCGCACAGGTGATCGGCGGAGCTATTTTTGATGCCCGCATAGACCTCAGTCATCCTATTGCTTACGGTATGAACAAAGAAGATATCAGCCTCTTCCGCGATCACTCCTTGTTTATGGAAAAAGCCAGTAATCCTTATGCCAACCCCATTATGTACACAGCTACTCCCCTAAAGGCGGGATATATTTCAGAAGAAAAAGAGGAAATGCTGAGAAATACCGCTGGCGTGGGCATTGCTCCTTACGGAGAAGGTGTCGTCATTGCTCTGACGGATAACCCCAACTTACGGGCATTCTGGTACGGCACAAACAAACTGTTCATGAACAGTATTTTCTTTGGAAAGGTGATGCGGTGA
- a CDS encoding phosphoglycerate kinase: protein MKTIDDINFSGKKALVRVDFNVPLDKNNKITDDNRMQAAVPTLKKILNDGGSAILMSHLGRPKDGPEEKYSLKHLVSHLSEIMGGVKVHFANDCVGSEAEEKASQLKAGEILLLENTRFYPEESKGDEKLAKQMSKLGDVYVNDAFGSAHRAHSSTTTVAQFFDEKAAGYLLKAEIDNADKVMESGDKPFTAIMGGAKISDKIEIIERLLDKVDNLIIGGAMSYTFFKAMGGEVGKSLVEADKMDLANELIRKAKAKGVHLHLPIDSVVTQKIEEGAETRVANNHAIQGDWMGVDIGPEARQVFADTIAKSKIVLWNGPMGIFEIPDFAEGTRTVAEAVVKATEKGAFSLIGGGDSAAAVISMGYGDKVSYVSTGGGALLEYMEGKELPGVKALG from the coding sequence ATGAAAACCATTGATGACATTAATTTTTCGGGGAAGAAGGCTCTGGTAAGAGTGGATTTCAACGTTCCTCTGGACAAAAACAATAAAATCACCGACGACAATCGCATGCAGGCAGCGGTGCCTACCCTCAAAAAGATTTTGAACGACGGCGGTTCTGCCATCCTGATGTCGCACCTGGGCCGCCCGAAGGATGGACCTGAAGAAAAATATTCGCTGAAGCACCTCGTAAGCCATTTGTCTGAGATTATGGGTGGTGTGAAAGTACATTTTGCCAACGACTGCGTAGGCTCAGAAGCAGAAGAGAAAGCCAGCCAGCTCAAAGCCGGTGAAATATTGCTGCTGGAAAACACCCGCTTCTATCCTGAAGAGAGCAAAGGCGACGAAAAGCTGGCCAAGCAGATGTCCAAACTGGGCGATGTGTATGTCAATGATGCTTTTGGCTCAGCCCACCGCGCACACTCTTCTACCACTACCGTAGCGCAGTTTTTTGACGAAAAAGCGGCTGGCTATCTGCTCAAAGCGGAGATTGACAATGCCGACAAGGTAATGGAAAGTGGGGATAAGCCTTTTACCGCCATCATGGGTGGTGCCAAAATCTCTGATAAGATAGAAATCATTGAGCGTCTGCTGGATAAAGTGGATAACCTCATCATCGGCGGAGCGATGAGCTATACCTTCTTCAAAGCCATGGGCGGTGAGGTTGGAAAATCTCTGGTAGAAGCAGACAAGATGGACCTGGCCAACGAACTGATCCGCAAAGCCAAAGCCAAAGGTGTACACCTGCACCTGCCTATTGACTCCGTAGTGACGCAGAAGATAGAAGAAGGGGCAGAAACCCGCGTAGCCAACAACCACGCCATTCAGGGTGACTGGATGGGGGTAGACATCGGACCGGAAGCCCGTCAGGTGTTTGCCGATACCATTGCCAAGTCAAAAATTGTATTGTGGAACGGACCTATGGGTATCTTTGAGATTCCTGACTTTGCCGAAGGGACACGTACTGTAGCTGAAGCGGTAGTGAAAGCCACTGAAAAGGGTGCGTTCTCTCTTATCGGAGGTGGAGACTCTGCTGCCGCCGTCATCAGCATGGGCTATGGCGATAAAGTTTCTTATGTATCTACCGGCGGGGGAGCTTTGCTGGAATATATGGAAGGCAAAGAACTTCCCGGAGTAAAGGCTTTAGGTTAA
- a CDS encoding pyridoxal phosphate-dependent aminotransferase, producing the protein MIIPTANRLQNVKEYYFSVKLQEIRRMREEGLDVINMGIGSPDLMPSGKTIEALHQSALRPTNHGYQPYQGIPELRKAIAHWYAQMYGVNLDPEGEVLPLMGSKEGITHISLTFLNPGDEVLVPELGYPAYTSVSNMVEAKIRTYPLREEDWQPDLEAMRKEDYSKVKLMWLNYPHMPTGAPAKVEILQEIIQLAQEKKFLICHDNPYSLVLNRAKPLSILSLPGAKEVCLELNSLSKSHNMAGWRVGWLCGAKDYLAEVLKIKSNVDSGMFRPVQDAAVRALQNSDAWHSERNDIYAERRNLTFQLLDALKCTYRQEQEGMFLWAKIPDKIATSEKFVDSILHKYHVFITPGFIFGAKGDRYVRVSLCNQNNILKEVINRVNNLG; encoded by the coding sequence ATGATCATACCTACCGCCAATCGCTTACAAAACGTAAAAGAGTATTATTTTTCTGTCAAGCTTCAGGAAATCCGCCGTATGCGGGAAGAAGGGCTGGATGTCATCAATATGGGCATCGGCAGCCCTGACCTCATGCCTTCCGGCAAAACGATTGAAGCACTTCACCAATCAGCCCTTCGGCCCACAAATCATGGCTATCAGCCTTACCAGGGCATCCCTGAGTTGCGCAAAGCCATCGCCCACTGGTATGCTCAGATGTATGGGGTAAATCTGGACCCTGAGGGAGAAGTGCTGCCGCTGATGGGTTCCAAAGAAGGGATCACCCATATCTCCCTCACTTTCCTCAATCCCGGAGATGAGGTGCTGGTGCCTGAACTGGGTTATCCTGCCTATACCTCTGTGTCCAACATGGTAGAGGCGAAGATCAGAACTTATCCGCTACGCGAAGAAGACTGGCAGCCCGATCTGGAGGCCATGCGCAAAGAAGACTACAGCAAGGTAAAGCTAATGTGGCTCAACTATCCACATATGCCCACCGGTGCTCCCGCCAAAGTAGAGATACTGCAAGAGATCATTCAACTGGCGCAGGAAAAAAAATTCCTGATCTGCCACGACAATCCTTACAGTCTGGTGCTCAACCGCGCTAAACCTTTGAGTATCCTTTCTCTGCCGGGTGCTAAAGAAGTCTGCCTGGAACTCAACTCCCTCAGTAAGTCGCACAACATGGCAGGCTGGCGTGTAGGCTGGCTTTGTGGGGCAAAGGACTATCTGGCAGAAGTGCTGAAGATCAAAAGCAATGTAGACTCCGGTATGTTTCGTCCGGTACAGGACGCTGCCGTGCGGGCATTACAAAATTCTGATGCCTGGCATAGCGAACGCAATGATATCTATGCTGAGAGGCGTAATCTGACCTTTCAACTGTTGGATGCTCTGAAGTGTACTTACCGTCAGGAGCAGGAAGGTATGTTCCTTTGGGCCAAAATTCCTGATAAAATAGCTACCTCAGAAAAATTTGTCGACAGCATTTTACATAAATATCATGTTTTTATCACGCCCGGTTTTATATTTGGGGCAAAAGGAGATAGATATGTACGCGTGTCTCTTTGCAATCAGAATAATATTCTGAAAGAGGTGATAAATAGAGTGAATAATTTGGGATAA